One Glaciihabitans arcticus DNA window includes the following coding sequences:
- a CDS encoding FadR/GntR family transcriptional regulator: MAAAEEVSYEGLVSESLYRPLRNGNAFEDTVARLLQTIRLGLVAPGEALPPERDLASRFSVSRDTVREAIRSLSEAGFLASRRGRYGGTFVSDPIPVPGDFERGDVAAPAPTPAEIDDVLGLREILEMGAARAAANRSLSAAERDMLWTRLRETAGASATDYRRLDSRLHLAIAEVVGTPSLVTLIADNRTAVNDLLDHIPLITRNIEHSNEQHEAIIVAILTGDENRAAAATLEHLAGSAALLRGFLG; encoded by the coding sequence ATGGCCGCGGCGGAGGAAGTCAGTTACGAGGGTCTGGTCAGTGAGTCGCTGTACCGACCCCTGCGTAATGGCAACGCCTTCGAAGACACGGTTGCGCGACTGCTGCAGACGATCCGACTCGGGCTCGTGGCGCCGGGCGAAGCCCTCCCGCCCGAGCGCGACCTCGCGAGCCGCTTCTCGGTGTCGCGCGATACCGTGCGGGAGGCCATCCGGTCACTGTCCGAAGCGGGTTTTCTCGCGTCCCGTCGTGGTCGGTACGGCGGAACATTCGTAAGCGACCCCATCCCTGTTCCCGGTGATTTCGAGCGAGGGGATGTCGCTGCACCCGCCCCCACCCCGGCCGAGATCGACGATGTGCTGGGGCTGCGCGAGATTCTCGAGATGGGCGCCGCGAGGGCTGCGGCGAACCGCTCGCTCAGCGCCGCCGAGCGCGACATGCTCTGGACACGGTTGCGCGAGACCGCCGGAGCCTCCGCGACGGACTACCGCCGGCTCGACTCCCGCCTGCACCTGGCCATCGCGGAGGTCGTCGGCACACCCTCGCTCGTGACCCTCATCGCGGACAACCGCACGGCGGTCAACGACCTGCTCGACCACATCCCGCTCATCACGCGCAATATCGAGCACTCGAACGAGCAGCACGAGGCGATCATCGTCGCGATCCTTACCGGCGACGAGAATCGTGCCGCGGCCGCGACCCTCGAGCACCTCGCGGGCTCGGCTGCGCTGTTGCGCGGGTTCCTGGGCTGA
- a CDS encoding 3-oxoacyl-ACP reductase translates to MTITKIDLTQRLAGKVAVITGGAGGIGFATAQRFAAEGATVVIGDLFEESGQAAADAVGGLFIKVDVTDEAQVNNLFDTAVATYGSLDIAFNNAGISPPEDDSIETTELPAWDRVQDVNLKSVYLCSRAALRHMVKQQSGSIINTASFVAVMGSATSQISYTASKGGVLAMTKELGVQFARQGIRVNALCPGPVNTPLLQELFAKDPERAQRRLVHIPVGRFAQAEELAAAVAFLASDDASFITASTFLVDGGISSAYVTPL, encoded by the coding sequence ATGACCATCACGAAGATCGACCTCACGCAGCGCCTCGCCGGCAAGGTGGCGGTGATCACCGGCGGCGCGGGCGGAATCGGCTTCGCGACCGCCCAGCGTTTTGCCGCCGAAGGCGCGACCGTCGTGATCGGCGACCTATTCGAGGAATCCGGGCAGGCCGCGGCCGACGCCGTGGGCGGACTGTTCATCAAGGTCGACGTGACCGACGAGGCCCAGGTCAACAACCTCTTCGACACCGCCGTCGCCACTTACGGCTCGCTCGACATCGCCTTCAACAACGCCGGCATCTCGCCGCCCGAGGACGACTCGATCGAGACCACCGAGCTGCCGGCCTGGGATCGGGTGCAGGACGTCAACCTCAAGAGCGTCTACCTCTGCTCGCGCGCGGCACTGCGACACATGGTCAAGCAGCAGTCCGGGTCGATCATCAACACCGCCTCGTTCGTCGCGGTCATGGGCTCGGCCACGTCACAGATCTCCTACACGGCGTCGAAGGGAGGCGTGCTCGCCATGACCAAAGAGCTGGGTGTGCAGTTCGCGCGCCAGGGCATCCGTGTCAACGCGCTCTGCCCGGGGCCGGTCAACACCCCGCTGCTGCAGGAGCTGTTCGCCAAGGACCCCGAGCGCGCCCAGCGCCGCCTCGTGCACATCCCGGTCGGCAGGTTCGCGCAGGCGGAGGAGCTCGCCGCTGCCGTCGCCTTCCTCGCGAGCGACGACGCCTCGTTCATCACCGCCTCCACCTTCCTGGTCGACGGCGGCATCAGCTCCGCCTACGTGACACCGCTGTAA
- a CDS encoding gamma-glutamyl-gamma-aminobutyrate hydrolase family protein encodes MVLNVSESAKPVIGVTTYLEQAQTGVWDTQAAYLPRVYFDAVNNAGGIAVLLPPQPVDAEIAHAVLSRLDGVIIAGGKDVNPALYGQERLLTTDEPREDRDDWENALLAAAIEDEVPFLGICRGLQMLNVNRGGTLHQHLPDVVGSERYSLGGGVFADNEVFVDSGTQVGDLLGGGETLIGKSYHHQAIDAVGDGLTVTARSDDGTVQAVEVDGMPFGIAVQWHPEHTPEDLRLFAGLVEAARAHRAVTVA; translated from the coding sequence GTGGTTTTGAACGTTTCTGAGTCCGCCAAGCCGGTTATCGGCGTCACCACCTACCTCGAGCAGGCGCAGACCGGAGTGTGGGACACCCAGGCGGCCTACCTCCCGCGCGTCTACTTCGACGCGGTGAACAACGCGGGCGGCATCGCCGTGCTGTTGCCGCCGCAGCCGGTCGACGCGGAGATCGCCCACGCTGTGCTGAGCCGACTCGACGGCGTGATCATTGCGGGCGGCAAGGATGTGAACCCGGCGCTCTACGGCCAGGAGCGACTCCTCACCACCGACGAGCCGCGCGAGGACCGCGACGATTGGGAGAACGCGCTGCTGGCCGCCGCCATCGAAGACGAGGTGCCGTTCCTCGGCATCTGCCGCGGGCTGCAGATGCTCAACGTGAACCGCGGCGGAACCCTCCACCAGCACCTGCCCGACGTCGTCGGCAGCGAGCGGTACAGCCTCGGCGGCGGAGTCTTCGCCGACAACGAGGTCTTCGTCGACTCGGGAACCCAGGTCGGCGACCTCCTCGGGGGCGGCGAGACGCTGATCGGCAAGTCGTACCACCACCAGGCCATCGATGCGGTGGGGGACGGCCTCACCGTGACCGCGCGATCCGACGATGGAACGGTGCAGGCCGTGGAGGTGGACGGGATGCCCTTCGGGATCGCCGTGCAGTGGCATCCCGAGCACACGCCCGAAGACCTGCGACTGTTCGCGGGACTCGTGGAAGCGGCCCGCGCGCACCGGGCAGTGACCGTCGCATGA
- a CDS encoding aldehyde dehydrogenase family protein produces MTSTTLINPADESVIRDVEHRSLAEVDDAVLHALSAQKAWAALAPAERAAGLRRFALAVEGAIEELALLEVLNSGHPIGQARWEAGHVRDVLNYYSAAPERMIGKQIPVAGGIDLTFLEPLGVVGIIVPWNYPMTIASWGFAPALAAGNAVLLKPAEWTPLTAIRLGELALEAGLPEGLFQVLPGRGDVVGTRFVTHENVRKVVFTGSTAVGKKVMAGCAEQVKAVTLELGGKSANVIFADADLEKAAASAPYAVFENAGQDCCARSRILVERSALDRFMELLEPAVKGVVVGAPGDEATEMGPLVAKAHYDKVASYVPDDAQVAFRGSAPTGDGYWFAPTVLLPGSRTDRVVTDEIFGPVVSVLAFDDEADAIALANDSIYGLSGSVWTRDLSRGIRMSRAIDSGNLSVNSNSSVRYSTPFGGFKQSGLGRELGPDAASAFTETKNVFISTD; encoded by the coding sequence ATGACCTCGACCACACTCATCAACCCCGCTGACGAGTCGGTGATCCGCGATGTCGAGCACCGCTCGCTCGCCGAGGTCGACGACGCCGTGCTGCACGCGCTCAGCGCGCAGAAGGCCTGGGCGGCGCTCGCCCCGGCGGAACGCGCCGCAGGGCTGCGCCGTTTTGCGCTCGCTGTCGAGGGAGCGATCGAGGAGCTTGCGCTGCTCGAGGTGCTCAACTCGGGCCACCCCATCGGCCAGGCGCGCTGGGAAGCCGGCCACGTTCGAGACGTGCTGAACTACTACTCCGCGGCGCCCGAGCGGATGATCGGCAAGCAGATCCCCGTCGCCGGCGGCATCGACCTCACCTTTCTCGAACCTCTCGGCGTCGTCGGCATCATCGTGCCGTGGAACTATCCGATGACGATAGCGAGCTGGGGCTTCGCGCCCGCGCTCGCCGCAGGCAACGCGGTGCTGCTGAAGCCCGCGGAGTGGACGCCGCTCACCGCGATCCGCCTCGGCGAACTCGCCCTCGAGGCGGGGCTTCCCGAAGGCCTGTTCCAGGTGCTGCCCGGTCGCGGAGACGTGGTCGGCACCCGCTTCGTCACCCACGAGAACGTGCGCAAGGTCGTCTTCACCGGATCCACCGCGGTCGGGAAGAAGGTGATGGCGGGCTGCGCCGAACAGGTGAAGGCCGTCACCCTCGAACTCGGCGGCAAGAGCGCCAACGTGATCTTCGCCGACGCCGACCTTGAGAAGGCAGCGGCATCCGCGCCCTATGCCGTCTTCGAGAACGCCGGGCAGGATTGCTGCGCGCGCAGCCGCATCCTCGTCGAACGAAGCGCCCTCGACCGCTTTATGGAACTGCTCGAACCCGCGGTCAAGGGTGTCGTGGTCGGCGCCCCCGGCGATGAGGCCACCGAGATGGGGCCGCTCGTCGCAAAGGCCCACTACGACAAGGTCGCCTCCTACGTGCCCGACGACGCGCAGGTCGCGTTCCGGGGGAGTGCCCCGACCGGTGACGGGTACTGGTTCGCGCCGACCGTACTGCTGCCCGGATCCCGCACCGATCGGGTCGTCACCGACGAGATCTTCGGTCCCGTGGTGAGCGTGCTGGCGTTCGACGACGAGGCCGACGCGATCGCGCTGGCGAACGACTCCATCTACGGCCTGAGTGGCTCGGTGTGGACGCGGGACCTGAGTCGCGGCATCCGGATGTCACGCGCCATCGACAGCGGCAACCTGTCGGTCAACTCGAACTCGAGTGTGCGCTACTCGACGCCCTTCGGCGGGTTCAAGCAGAGCGGCCTCGGTCGCGAGCTCGGGCCGGACGCCGCCTCGGCCTTCACCGAGACCAAAAACGTCTTCATCAGCACCGATTGA